A portion of the Juglans microcarpa x Juglans regia isolate MS1-56 chromosome 1D, Jm3101_v1.0, whole genome shotgun sequence genome contains these proteins:
- the LOC121241005 gene encoding probable polygalacturonase: MEFSRRSPMRAQVIKVVSVFMVVAFLSQRGAESRKAKIQGSMFEYKAISCRTHSASLTDFNGVGDGKTSNTKAFQAAIDSLSQHASDGGALLYVPPGKWLTGSFKLTSHFTLYLHQDAVLLASQDMNEWPVLTPLPSYGRGRDAAGGRYTSLIFGTNLTDVVVTGANGTIDGQGSMWWQKFHGGKLKYTRPYLIELMFSDNIQISNLTLLNSPSWNIHPVYSSNIVVQGITIIAPVRSPNTDGINPDSCTNIRIEDCYIVSGDDCVAVKSGWDEYGIQFGWPTKQLVIRRLTCISPYSAVIALGSEMSGGIEDVRAEDIVAINTESAVRIKTAVGRGGYVKDIYVKGLTLHTMKWVFLMNGNYKAHADGHYNPNALPEVKGINYRDVVAEDVSQAARLEGISGDPFTGICISNVTIKAAAKSKKVQWMCSDVAGITSGVNPPPCDSLPDQGPEKIAACDFPADSLAIDRVDLKKCSYTI; the protein is encoded by the exons ATTAAGGTAGTTTCAGTGTTTATGGTAGTGGCGTTTCTGAGCCAAAGAGGAGCAGAGAGCAGAAAAGCCAAGATTCAAGGTTCCATGTTTGAGTACAAAGCAATAAGCTGCAGAACTCACAGTGCATCCCTGACGGATTTCAATGGTGTTGGTGATGGCAAGACTTCAAACACAAAGGCATTTCAGGCTGCAATCGACAGCCTAAGCCAGCATGCATCAGATGGTGGTGCTCTGCTTTATGTTCCTCCTGGAAAATGGCTCACTGGGAGCTTCAAACTCACCAGCCACTTCACTCTCTATCTCCACCAGGATGCCGTTCTCCTCGCTTCTCAG gatatgaACGAATGGCCGGTGCTTACACCTTTGCCGTCATACGGTCGAGGACGGGATGCCGCCGGCGGAAGATACACCAGTCTCATCTTTGGAACAAATCTCACTGACGTGGTTGTCACAG GTGCCAACGGTACGATCGATGGTCAGGGAAGTATGTGGTGGCAGAAATTCCACGGTGGAAAGCTCAAATACACCCGCCCTTACCTCATCGAACTCATGTTCTCTGACAATATTCAGATTTCCAATCTAACGCTCCTAAACTCCCCATCTTGGAACATTCATCCTGTTTACAGTAG cAACATAGTTGTGCAAGGGATCACGATCATAGCTCCGGTTAGATCTCCAAACACTGACGGTATCAATCCAG ATTCATGCACAAACATTAGAATAGAGGACTGTTACATCGTCTCTGGAGACGACTGTGTGGCCGTTAAGAGCGGTTGGGATGAGTACGGAATACAATTTGGATGGCCCACCAAACAACTAGTAATCAGACGGCTCACATGCATCTCCCCGTACAGCGCTGTGATCGCATTGGGCAGCGAGATGTCCGGTGGGATTGAAGATGTCAGGGCCGAGGATATTGTGGCCATTAATACCGAATCGGCGGTTCGGATCAAGACAGCGGTAGGAAGAGGAGGGTACGTGAAAGATATATACGTGAAAGGATTGACCTTGCATACCATGAAATGGGTGTTTTTGATGAATGGCAATTATAAAGCACATGCTGATGGTCACTACAACCCGAACGCCTTGCCGGAGGTCAAAGGGATCAACTACAGGGATGTGGTGGCGGAGGATGTGTCACAGGCGGCTAGATTGGAAGGGATTTCAGGTGATCCCTTTACGGGTATTTGTATTTCGAACGTGACCATTAAGGCGGCAGCTAAGTCAAAAAAAGTGCAGTGGATGTGCAGTGATGTCGCAGGGATCACAAGTGGCGTGAATCCTCCGCCGTGTGATTCATTGCCTGATCAAGGGCCAGAGAAGATTGCGGCATGTGATTTTCCGGCTGATAGCTTGGCGATCGATAGGGTAGACTTGAAGAAGTGTTCGTATACAATCTGA
- the LOC121241006 gene encoding protein BPS1, chloroplastic-like — protein sequence MSRPQEPHQPFFHFGNPFRRLSPKGSHLSRKLLSLLNNFEETLAGRLEKLNPDDKEEILSLSWMKSAMESLCETHNDIKKLITDLDLPVSDWDEKWIDVYLDISVNLLDICIAFSSELSRLNQGNLLLQCVLHNLEPTCSKPFIRARSSLDSWSRHISSKNPRVENCCTILDKLVESIDLPKVKNSAKGKVLMSAMYGVKVQTIFVCSVFAAAFSGSPQKLIDLAVADKYVWAQVFTCLQTSINVEIRNMFLGGRFTVLKELEAVDTSVKKLHPMIQDGDDPVEAEAFQSSVSDLAMRGEKLSLGLDLLTKEVDSFFQIVLTGRDALLSNLRLTVTDSDTKLGAMY from the coding sequence ATGAGCCGTCCACAAGAACCACACCAGCCTTTCTTCCATTTTGGGAATCCTTTCCGAAGGTTATCACCGAAGGGTTCTCATCTGTCTCGAAAGCTTCTTTCACTGTTGAACAATTTTGAGGAAACATTGGCAGGGAGGCTGGAAAAGCTAAATCCAGATGACAAGGAAGAAATCCTTAGCTTGTCATGGATGAAATCCGCAATGGAGTCGCTTTGTGAAACTCATAATGACATTAAAAAACTCATAACCGACCTTGATCTCCCTGTTTCTGATTGGGATGAGAAATGGATAGATGTGTACTTGGACATCAGTGTGAACTTGCTTGATATATGCATTGCATTTAGCTCTGAGCTATCCCGGCTGAACCAGGGAAACCTCTTGCTTCAGTGCGTGCTGCACAATTTGGAACCCACCTGTTCAAAACCCTTTATCCGTGCCCGTTCTTCCCTTGATAGCTGGAGTCGTCATATCAGTTCAAAGAACCCCAGAGTTGAAAACTGTTGCACCATTTTGGACAAGCTTGTGGAGTCAATTGATCTTCCCAAGGTTAAGAATTCAGCCAAGGGGAAGGTTTTGATGAGTGCTATGTATGGAGTTAAGGTGCAGACGATATTTGTCTGTAGTGTCTTTGCAGCCGCCTTCTCAGGTTCTCCGCAAAAGTTGATAGATTTGGCTGTTGCTGACAAATATGTATGGGCACAAGTGTTTACCTGTCTGCAGACTAGCATTAATGTGGAAATTAGAAACATGTTTTTGGGTGGAAGATTTACAGTTTTGAAGGAGCTTGAAGCGGTTGATACAAGTGTCAAGAAATTGCATCCCATGATCCAAGATGGGGATGACCCCGTTGAAGCAGAAGCATTCCAGAGTTCTGTTTCAGATTTGGCAATGAGAGGGGAGAAACTTTCACTAGGACTAGATCTACTTACAAAGGAAGTGGATAGCTTTTTCCAAATAGTTTTAACTGGGCGTGATGCTCTGCTTTCTAACTTAAGATTAACTGTTACTGACTCTGACACAAAGCTTGGGGCAATGTATTAG